The window GCTGAGCCAgctgtacgtttttttttttctcttctccttAAACCCAAATGTTCCAGTGTTAAAGCATGTTGACGCGGCATGTGCCAATTCAGAATTCTCACGTTTCTTTTGCACCTAAAGTATCGACGTCGCTACGTTCATGttgctgatcttttttttttttttttaatggcggcACGATGACTACTTCATACTCACTCCTTAAGTGTACTCTGAGGGCTGAGCATaggaaaatgaccaaaaagctTGTATTTTTCTATTCAATAAAGTAACTTGACACCAACCAAAGCGGTTGCTGTGGCTTTTCAATATATTCATTCCCACATGATACATGCGATGCACACAACCACCACAAGGGAGAGACAAAGTCCAAAGGAAGCTTTGTCACGCCTCACGCGGGAGTCACGTTCCCCTTTCTCAAGTTTGCAACTCTGAATCCGCTCCCAAGCATGCTGTTGTTGTGACTTCACCAGCCCCAGTAGCCCACTGTTGCTCTGTAGTCCACAATGTGTGCGTGCTCGGAGAGGcgccacccccaccccaacGGGGTGGGCCGGACTAGTGATGTACTGTTGGTTTTCCGGTCCAggccgcgcgcacgcacattcACGACGAGAAGTTGCGCAGCAGCCAGGCAAGTGGACGCCGGGCTTCACAGAGAACATCCACTGGTCTGTAAGTTcgattctttttccttttcatcaTTATGGACTCAATGTCCAGATTTTGTTTGACCTAAACTTCCCACATAGCATTTAGGAATCTCTTGCATAACACTACAAAATGGGAATTTGGTGTGTTTCCTGTGTTTCTACGGGGGTTGTTATCGTTGGTTGTGTTTAACACTGAAGTCAAGTTGATTTGTCCTTCTTATCTTTCATGGGTGCCTcatgttttgttgtgttttatcAGGATAGATGTAAGATATTGCGTTGACACGGAGTTGCCAAAAGTTGACCTGATGTTCCAAGTTGACTCCTAGCCGAAATAAAACTAATGTCTCCTCCCTTCGACCCCCACTGATGAGAAAACGCGTGAGGCGTGACCATCCGTTAAGTTGCCCATACCTGTCGTGGATTTCAActgcgtatgtgtgtgcgtttttGCTGACTCTGGCTTTTGTCTTAACTTTTATTTAGGGTAGGAGTCGGATATGAAGCACCCCCGATGTTCTCAGATgttttctctgtgtgtgtgtgtgtgtgtgtgtgtgtgtgtgtgtgtgcgtgtgtgtgtgtgtgtgtgtgtgcgcgcgtgcgtgcgtgagaaaGAGATATCCCTGAGTCACTTTGGAATGCTGACGGACtgacaagcagaaaaaaaaaaggaagttgaATGAGTGAGAATGTCCACGCTGAATCCATATTAAATACCAAAGTTCAACGATAAAGCTGGTATGGATCACTTCTTGCGGAATTCACAAATTCACCCGAGAAAATTCCCTAGGTGGAAGCCTTCCGAGATGGCGTTCCCATCCCGCTCATCCCCGCTTGTCCATATCTTAGGTGGGGTAGCCCGCTTGGAATTTTTCCACAGGAGGAAGGAACAAGGTGCGGGCGGGTGGTCTCTTTGGCTTGTCATAAACGCCGCTAACGCTTCCTCGGAAGTCAGGTGGACGTCATACCTGCGCACCCCGTCGGTCTGGCGGTTGCCACAGCAACTAGCCCCCCGGAATGCTCCGGAATGTCAGATTGAGGGAGGATATGACGACATGGTGCGGAAACAGGGCTTTTCCTTTTCACCCCCTCTCCCTTGAGTGTGTaccttcagtgtgtgtgtgtgtgagagacttCCCATTGTCCTATCATCCTGCACACTTGCTCTCCGCATCCTGTCAGGCCTTCCTGGGAATGTGCGAGTGTGGTGAAGCAAGACAAAGAAAGGTTAGAGAAAGAGGAACAACAGAGCAGAAGAAGAACTTGCACTGTGAAAGTACAAAACTCTGTACTGTACATAgcaattgtgtgcgtgtgtgtttgcagaatTCCCCAGCGCGAGCAGCTTATCTGCACAGTTGTCCGTGCAGGAAAAGGGTGTGTCgcttagatttatttttttgtgtggacaTGATTCATGTGACCACGCAGCACAAGCCTATTAGTTTTATGGCctttatatgtatttttgcaCTTATAGGACAGAGAATggcatgcgcgtgtgtgtgtgtgtgtgtgtgtggcatatATGAGTGTGTGAACGGTAGGGTGAATTTCCAGGAAAAGGGGGGAGCCATCAGAGGGGTGGACAGGAAGCATAAACATGGCCAACTTCCTGTTTCTCCCCTGATGTTGGACCCGATAGTCAGCTTGGTGTGTGGGTACTGCAAAGTCGCACAATTGGGGGAGGCTGGCTGGGCCGCATTCAGAAGCTCGTCACAAATCCGACGACAACTTGCAGGCGAACCTTATCAAGCGTCTGGATGCTCTATTATGTTGTGGTCACTTTTTGAGAACCCGTTGCCATGACGCAACGACCTTGGCGTAACTTTTCACACACTCGCCAACATATTAGTATAGGCGcaggttttgtttgtttatttaaaggaaaggtcgacatgtaacatcaaagtttcatggactggcctgactcagttcaagaactgttttacagcaggttcctataacattacatacatttcaatacaatatatacaatatatatcttattgttaatgggtgcaagtttggtttgttattaagaaatatgcgtatagccgtttaaattgcatcctagaggtggcggatctgatttgaaggggtatcttattccagattaaaatagatgtgcggataaatgagttatgaccaaaattgttttggtatgctgggattcggatgaggtcctgtgtaactgagcgggtgatgcgggcctgtctttcattacggcctgggatgagtgaattaactataggtgggaaagaatttctatgtagttgatggaagagttttattgccatgagaattgggtaattctgaaaggttagtgcattggagcgtgcaagtgacttgcagtgatgggtccagattgatagtctgccatgtattttgtatgctctattgtatagtctggctaaaggatccagagtttcttttgtggtgagagaccaaatgggaagacagtatgataggttagacagtatgatagaatgtagataaatatttgagacattatgggtgagatatggcctgatcttgttatagacatacattttctgtttgagcttattagtgagagtgttaacatgttttttgtaggtgaggtgggagtctaagtggactccaagatatttatatgtgtttgtgactactagagtttgatcggatagagtaatggggacagttatggagatgtttttcctaggggagtggaaatacattatttcagttttttttatattgatcgtcagatggtttacttttagccagtcatgtaggagctggagatcagaagTAAGTTTGGAGTTTATGGTTTCGATGTTCGAATCTGAGGTGAAAATAACTGTGTCGTCAgcataaagctgactttgactttgataatattatctgagtttgtttgcatatgttaggcatgtcattgatgtacataatgaataataatgggcccaatatgctgccctgggggacacccgtGGGAGGTGGTAACGGAGTATATGTGGCCTGACCAATATTAACAACCTGGCTTCTATCCGAGAGGTATGATGAGAGTATAGTTAGCGCTGAGGGGGAAAGATGAAAGGAAGCTAGTTTGTTATGGAGTACttggtgattaactgtgtcaaaggctttacggaaatcaacaaagactgctcctgtgatgtggcctttattaagagaagtgcgtatatattctgtgagtagtagctgtgcagatagacgagctgatcggaagccaaattgtgagttgttgagaaggttgtttgtttcaagatgttctataagttgttttgacagggttttttctaaaagttttgatataggtgggaggattgatatgggacggtagttggataaGGTTGTTCGGTCAtctgatttaaatatgggggtaatttttgcttttttccacgcagtcggaaatatggaatgtcttatgcagagattgattaaatggaggattaggggtaggaagctactggcatgggttttgtagaagtctgtgtttagttcatatatgtctttggcctttgagttattgagtgagctgagaataCTGGATAACTGGATTTTGCAGGTTGATTAGtgaagatgagatcaagaatagagctgcgagtgtgacatattctagttggttcttttatcagttggtggagtcctaatttttctgccatgctttttagaggtttggatgatttgtctttgtagtctaagttcaagtcgccaattatgatatattcctttgtttttatattttttataatattggatagatttttaatataatctgtggggtttgtgtttggcggcctgtaactggcaataactgtgattgcatgttggttggtaaagctgatgaccagttgcattgtttcagtttctgttgtgattggggttactgtgtgtgtgtataatttGTATACTAGTAATAGAATACCACCACCAGGTTTATTTGGCCGGTCTCTTCTGTGTAGTTGATAATTGTCTATGGAGATAAACGAGTCTGGCGTGATAGGAGAAAGCCACGATTCTGTAATGATGAGAAGATGTGGTTTGCCTTGTTcagtgagtatttttatttcatcaagctttgatgtgatgcttcttgcattgagatggcatattttaaaacctttaataTTGCTTAATTGGGATatggtttgaatttgttttatgcgatacttatttttccgttttgtcatttgtacgttATTATGAGTGCTAGATTGGGTGCCGGCATCTGTTTGACTGGATTAAGATTGCGTGATGGGCTGGGAGCGAACTCCAGAGGCATGTAGTTTTGGGCTAGGAACACCAACATATTAGTATAGGCTCAGGTTATTTcaccacacacatgcatgctcaACAATTGACAAGCAAGGGTGACACATGCGTCCCTTTTCGAAACAGTGAGAGGCCAAAAAGAGGATGTGGCTTACCTCACATCTGTCTtccttctctcctgttctcCGCGTTGATAACTTGTACTTCTTTGTTTGCCTCcctgcagcagcggcagcagaagcagcagcgatGCTGATCGACAGATGATCTGACATTGGAAGAAAACATCAGGTGAGAGGAAAAAGTCACTCCCTTTCTTCTTCACGTCTACCTCGaacacaaaatggatgctgtgtGACTTGATCACATAATGGGTCAAAGTTGAGATAGCAGTAATAGTAAGTGTAGCTTCATCCTATCTTAGCAACAAAgattaaaaatgattttggaGGATTGAATCAATGCTCCTTTACAAGCTATGAAATGAATTACGGTGTCCCCCAAGGTTCCATTTTAGGTCCCCTCGTGCCGTTCTCGTCGTAACGTGTGTTCCTAATGAAATGTATCGTGTCCAGACGCTGTCCCTGTCCGTCGGCGCCGACTATGGGTTGTGCTTGTTGCAAGCAGAAGAAGTCGGCCAAACTGGAAGCGGCCGCCTTAACTGGCGCCTCCGGTGGCGCCAATGCTTCGGTCCAGTCTCCTAGCAACGGCGACGGCACCTCATCGGCGGGCCCACTGCAGGGGGGTTACTATCCAGACCCCACGCAGGTCATACCGGACTTCAACAAGGGATTCTCCAGCGGCACCATCTTCCCCAACTCCAACACGCAGCACTGGTCCACCGGAGTCACAAGTAGGGACATTTTCAGTTAGCGAGAGCTTGCagaatggtaaaaaaaatacaaacggaCAAAAGGTTACAAAAGCCCGGCTTCCTTTTTAAAAAGTCGCACTGATTGTCTCTAAAGAATCTTTGGTGAGCGCCTTCTTTTGTCTACAATCTAGGCGTCGGCGTCACGCTCTTCATCGCGCTCTACGACTACGACGCTCGCACCGAGGATGACCTCACCTTCCAGAAGGGGGAGAAGTTTCAGATCATCAACAACACGTACGTGCAAACATATGCCACTGCCTTGACTCAAGGGCTTCATTTGTTCCATGAGCATGCTTGTAACTCAAGATTCACAAAATGTCCGCCCGGTGACAATTTAACGCTCGGTCGGTTTTGATGTCAGAGAGGGCGACTGGTGGGAGGCTCGTTCTTTGGACACGGGCAACGCCGGCTACATCCCGTCCAACTACGTAGCTCCGGTCGACTCCATACAAGCCGAGGAGTGAGTACGGATGCGTGCCCGGCAGAGGTCAGGTTTGGCAAGTGTGACTGGATGTCGCTACGACGACAGGTGGTATTTCGGAAAGATGGGGAGGAAGGATGCGGAGAGACAACTGCTGGGACACGGCAACCAGAGGGGGACTTTTCTCATCCGCGAGAGCGAGACCACCAAAGGTTGCACTTTGGtttttgtaattttgttttCATAATATGTATCCTTCACATCCTCTTCTCCCCGGGGCGTCGCAGGCGCTTACTCGCTGTCCATCCGCGACTGGGATGACAACAAGGGGGACCACGTGAAGCATTATAAGATCCGCAAACTGGACAATGGCGGCTACTACATCACCACCAGGTCTCAGTTTGACACCGTGCAGGATCTAGTGGCGCACTACACAGGTAACATTTGCGACACTTTAGAATTGTTTACTTGGCCTTTTAGTTTGCGTTTGTTTGATTTTAGCTCTCTTTGTTCCTCCTGAAGTCAAATATTGACTTTTAGTGAAGCTTGCTTGTGcagaggtgatttttttttttttttatggcttccTTTTTCCTCCATGTGTTTTTTTCCTATTACTTCCCGTGTGTTTATCCCACCCTCTGCCTGGCTCAGAGCGAGCGGCGGGGCTGTGCTGCCGCCTGATCGGCAGCTGCAAGCGCGGCATGCCCAAGCTGGCCGACTTATCGGTGAAGACCAAGGACATGTGGGAGATTCCCCGCGAATCTCTGCAGCTGATTAAAAAGCTGGGCAACGGCCAATTTGGAGAAGTGTGGATGGGTAGGACGCATGGGGAGGCGTTGCGCCGGGCGGGGAAAGGGAGGGGGTGGGCCGTGTTGAGGCCGGACCGTTTTCTTCCCTCGCCGTGGCATGTGCATGTTCCATTTTGCCTCTTGTTCACTCTTCCTCTCCATCATTCCATCGCTCCATCCCAAGACACTAACGATGGGCTGTGCTACTACCTGACCAAGGCCTGTCCCAACTGCACGCCACTCACCATGGGCCTGGGCCGGGACGCCTGGGAGGTGTCCCGGTCCACATTGTCCCTGCAGAGGAAGCTGGGACACGGCTGCTTTGGGGACGTGTGGATGGGTGAGacgccgacaaaaaaaaaaaaaaaaagaagcaatttgTTCGTTGTTTTAGGCCAACACTTATTTTGTTCTTTTAATTACCTATTTCCATAACAGACAGATTATAATACTAGTAGTGGTACATTGATACTTTGCGAGatgatttcttttgttttgagttGCAAGCAAAAATAGATTTGCTTTGAAACTAAACATAAAGCCAATTAGAATACTTATATATTTAATGACATACATTTGGCTGAAAGACAGCTATCTTAATGCGAATACTCAATGTAAAATGCTATCAATGGGCTAACCAAATTAGCATTGCGCTTGGAGTTAGATGAGGAACCTTGAAGCAACAAATGTAGACAGATGCTTGGGTATATTTTCGTTATCCTCTGCAAAATGTATCATACTGTATCATGTCACTCGCCAATagtactgccccctggtggccaaggcatACACAACAAACAGAACAATGcccatttattgattgatttttttacgATAAATGACATAATATGTCATTATTTTTACTTGAATAAATCCATCTTCGCGTTGACTTTGTTTGTCTAGTTTGTCCCTAAAAGCCAGCTGAATGCTGTCCATGTAGCTCAGGTACTGCTTTCCATGCATCACAACATTTGCATGTGCATGCTCATTCAATGCGTGTGCTTTCTTTCACATGCCGTGCATGCATGTTCATGTCTCCTAATACGCCTAGTACGTCTATGTTCTCCACGTGTGCTTTGACGTGGGTTGTGTGTTCATGTCAGGCATGTGGAATGGCACCACCAAGGTTGCGGTGAAGACACTGAAGCCCGGCACCATGTCCCCCGAGGCCTTCCTGGAGGAGGCTCAGATCATGAAGAGGCTGCGCCACGACAAGCTGGTGCAGCTCTACGCCGTGGTGTCCGAGGAGCCCATCTACATCATCACTGAGTTCATGAGCCAAGGTACACGCTGGAAAAGAGCAGTTGTGTTTCCAGCAGTGCCCCAAGTTAAGAGTCACCGCTTGGTGTGTCACGCTCTCTTTTCAGGAAGCTTGCTGGACTTCTTAAAAGACGGCGAGGGGCAAAACCTGAAGCTACCCCAGCTCGTTGA of the Syngnathus typhle isolate RoL2023-S1 ecotype Sweden linkage group LG20, RoL_Styp_1.0, whole genome shotgun sequence genome contains:
- the yrk gene encoding tyrosine-protein kinase Fgr isoform X1; the protein is MGCACCKQKKSAKLEAAALTGASGGANASVQSPSNGDGTSSAGPLQGGYYPDPTQVIPDFNKGFSSGTIFPNSNTQHWSTGVTSVGVTLFIALYDYDARTEDDLTFQKGEKFQIINNTEGDWWEARSLDTGNAGYIPSNYVAPVDSIQAEEWYFGKMGRKDAERQLLGHGNQRGTFLIRESETTKGAYSLSIRDWDDNKGDHVKHYKIRKLDNGGYYITTRSQFDTVQDLVAHYTERAAGLCCRLIGSCKRGMPKLADLSVKTKDMWEIPRESLQLIKKLGNGQFGEVWMGMWNGTTKVAVKTLKPGTMSPEAFLEEAQIMKRLRHDKLVQLYAVVSEEPIYIITEFMSQGSLLDFLKDGEGQNLKLPQLVDMAAQIAAGMAYIERMNYIHRDLRAANILVGDNLVCKIADFGLARLIEDNEYTARQGAKFPIKWTAPEAALYGRFTIKSDVWSFGILLTELITKGRVPYPGMNNREVLEQVERGYRMACAPGCPASLHELMLQCWRREADERHTFEYLQSFLEDYFTATEPQYQPGENL
- the yrk gene encoding tyrosine-protein kinase Fgr isoform X3, yielding MGCACCKQKKSAKLEAAALTGASGGANASVQSPSNGDGTSSAGPLQGGYYPDPTQVIPDFNKGFSSGTIFPNSNTQHWSTGVTSVGVTLFIALYDYDARTEDDLTFQKGEKFQIINNTEGDWWEARSLDTGNAGYIPSNYVAPVDSIQAEEWYFGKMGRKDAERQLLGHGNQRGTFLIRESETTKGAYSLSIRDWDDNKGDHVKHYKIRKLDNGGYYITTRSQFDTVQDLVAHYTGMWNGTTKVAVKTLKPGTMSPEAFLEEAQIMKRLRHDKLVQLYAVVSEEPIYIITEFMSQGSLLDFLKDGEGQNLKLPQLVDMAAQIAAGMAYIERMNYIHRDLRAANILVGDNLVCKIADFGLARLIEDNEYTARQGAKFPIKWTAPEAALYGRFTIKSDVWSFGILLTELITKGRVPYPGMNNREVLEQVERGYRMACAPGCPASLHELMLQCWRREADERHTFEYLQSFLEDYFTATEPQYQPGENL
- the yrk gene encoding tyrosine-protein kinase Fgr isoform X2, which encodes MGCACCKQKKSAKLEAAALTGASGGANASVQSPSNGDGTSSAGPLQGGYYPDPTQVIPDFNKGFSSGTIFPNSNTQHWSTGVTSVGVTLFIALYDYDARTEDDLTFQKGEKFQIINNTEGDWWEARSLDTGNAGYIPSNYVAPVDSIQAEEWYFGKMGRKDAERQLLGHGNQRGTFLIRESETTKGAYSLSIRDWDDNKGDHVKHYKIRKLDNGGYYITTRSQFDTVQDLVAHYTDTNDGLCYYLTKACPNCTPLTMGLGRDAWEVSRSTLSLQRKLGHGCFGDVWMGMWNGTTKVAVKTLKPGTMSPEAFLEEAQIMKRLRHDKLVQLYAVVSEEPIYIITEFMSQGSLLDFLKDGEGQNLKLPQLVDMAAQIAAGMAYIERMNYIHRDLRAANILVGDNLVCKIADFGLARLIEDNEYTARQGAKFPIKWTAPEAALYGRFTIKSDVWSFGILLTELITKGRVPYPGMNNREVLEQVERGYRMACAPGCPASLHELMLQCWRREADERHTFEYLQSFLEDYFTATEPQYQPGENL